The following proteins are encoded in a genomic region of Arachis stenosperma cultivar V10309 chromosome 4, arast.V10309.gnm1.PFL2, whole genome shotgun sequence:
- the LOC130975730 gene encoding AP2-like ethylene-responsive transcription factor BBM2: MVYDFHQHSWFVRGYDKEEKAALAYDLAALKYWGTTTTTNFPISQYEKELEEMKHMTRQEYVASLRRKSSGFSRGAFIYRGVTRHHQHGRWQARIGRVAGNKDLYLGTFSK; the protein is encoded by the exons ATGGTGTATGATTTTCATCAACATTCATGGTTTgtga GAGGTTATgacaaagaagaaaaagcagcTCTAGCCTATGATTTAGCAGCCCTAAAATACTGGGGaaccacaacaacaacaaattttccg ATTAGTCAATATGAAAAAGAGTTGGAAGAAATGAAGCACATGACAAGGCAAGAGTATGTTGCGTCATTGAGAAG GAAGAGTAGTGGATTTTCTCGTGGTGCATTCATTTATCGCGGAGTAAC TAGGCATCATCAACATGGTAGATGGCAAGCTCGGATTGGAAGAGTTGCAGGCAACAAAGATCTCTATCTAGGAACTTTTAGTAAGTGA